A portion of the Paenibacillus sp. PvR098 genome contains these proteins:
- a CDS encoding methyl-accepting chemotaxis protein — protein MKFKIGKKLFFRKKLSIRWTVGKKLVGGFLCVSILLGMVSFISYYNINKVEESFSDLVDRRAAILANAKDIQYNASQQVAGMRGVLLQEEGSEEIVSTAINAMNEEIKVTYEMVQRPELLEALQTLQIFNAEFQSNADAVINLMKSNPAEANRHSVQVLFPLSGKIRDISNQVAMDQAHNMEEGSKANSDLVSSVLTTVITLSIVSFVLAIVIGVIISRMITRPIAAIAEGAQKISQGILIEGDIKVKNRDEIGDLAISFNLMKQNLRHLIGEVGMNSEQVAATAQELSASAEQTSKATEQISMAIQEVALGSEKQVQSATEANEAAAEISRGMNQAAVSIQSVADLTMTASDKANAGNQVVSQAVEQMNSMQRSAGHTAEVINALGEKSKEIGHIVQMITEIANQTNLLALNAAIEAARAGEHGRGFAVVADEVRKLAEQSGNAAGQIRNLIGEVQAEADKAVQSMNEGASIVKEGIHMVHLSGESFRDIVKAIEQVVSESQEVSAIIEQVNSSGQNMAEMMEGVAHIAEQSSGNTQNVAASAEEQNASMEEISASAEALTRMAQDLQDVISKFKV, from the coding sequence ATGAAATTTAAGATTGGGAAAAAGCTATTCTTCAGAAAAAAATTATCAATAAGATGGACGGTTGGAAAAAAGTTGGTTGGCGGATTTTTATGTGTATCCATACTTCTTGGAATGGTTAGTTTTATCTCGTATTACAATATCAATAAGGTAGAAGAATCGTTCTCCGATCTGGTTGATCGCCGGGCAGCGATATTGGCCAATGCAAAAGATATCCAGTATAATGCTTCTCAGCAAGTCGCAGGTATGCGAGGGGTGTTACTACAGGAAGAAGGCTCCGAAGAAATCGTATCTACGGCTATTAATGCAATGAATGAAGAAATAAAGGTTACATACGAAATGGTTCAAAGACCAGAGCTTTTGGAAGCGCTACAAACGCTTCAAATATTTAATGCCGAATTCCAAAGCAATGCAGATGCAGTCATCAATTTGATGAAAAGCAATCCGGCTGAGGCGAATCGTCATTCCGTTCAAGTCTTATTTCCTTTGTCAGGAAAAATTAGAGACATATCAAATCAAGTAGCTATGGATCAAGCCCATAATATGGAAGAGGGAAGTAAAGCGAATTCTGACTTGGTCAGTTCCGTACTCACAACGGTCATTACCCTGAGCATTGTTAGTTTCGTTCTGGCTATTGTAATCGGTGTAATCATTTCTCGAATGATTACAAGACCCATTGCAGCCATAGCAGAAGGTGCTCAAAAAATTTCACAGGGTATCCTTATAGAAGGTGATATTAAAGTGAAAAACCGTGATGAAATTGGCGATTTGGCGATTTCCTTTAATCTGATGAAACAAAATCTTCGTCATTTGATCGGCGAAGTCGGAATGAATTCTGAGCAGGTTGCCGCAACAGCGCAAGAATTATCTGCGAGTGCTGAACAGACTAGTAAAGCGACGGAACAAATTTCAATGGCCATTCAAGAAGTGGCTTTAGGGTCAGAAAAGCAGGTTCAAAGCGCTACAGAAGCCAATGAGGCAGCGGCAGAAATTTCGAGAGGGATGAATCAGGCTGCAGTGTCTATTCAGTCAGTAGCCGATTTGACGATGACGGCAAGCGATAAAGCGAATGCAGGCAATCAAGTGGTATCCCAGGCTGTAGAGCAAATGAACAGTATGCAGCGCTCAGCTGGTCACACAGCAGAGGTAATTAATGCACTTGGTGAAAAATCAAAGGAAATTGGCCACATTGTACAGATGATTACGGAAATTGCGAATCAAACAAACTTACTCGCTTTAAATGCTGCAATAGAAGCTGCGCGCGCAGGGGAACATGGACGAGGGTTTGCTGTGGTAGCTGATGAAGTAAGGAAATTAGCGGAACAATCAGGTAACGCGGCAGGCCAAATTCGCAATCTGATCGGGGAGGTTCAAGCCGAAGCGGACAAAGCTGTACAATCCATGAATGAAGGCGCATCTATCGTCAAAGAAGGAATTCACATGGTTCATCTGAGCGGTGAGTCCTTCAGGGATATTGTAAAGGCGATTGAACAGGTTGTCTCTGAATCTCAAGAGGTATCCGCTATTATCGAACAAGTGAATTCGAGTGGGCAAAACATGGCGGAGATGATGGAAGGCGTAGCTCACATTGCCGAGCAATCGTCAGGAAATACTCAGAACGTGGCTGCTTCAGCAGAAGAACAAAATGCCTCGATGGAGGAAATATCAGCTTCTGCGGAAGCTTTAACCAGAATGGCTCAAGATCTGCAGGATGTGATAAGTAAATTCAAAGTGTAG
- a CDS encoding helix-turn-helix domain-containing protein has product MEDNGKVMLGVKDIMRKMGIGRDRAYEIIKSGQFPSKKLGRRYLVHEQVFENWLKSSGSIN; this is encoded by the coding sequence ATGGAGGATAACGGTAAAGTCATGTTGGGTGTGAAGGACATCATGAGGAAAATGGGCATCGGGCGAGATCGGGCTTATGAGATCATTAAGAGCGGCCAATTTCCTTCTAAAAAATTAGGACGGAGATATTTAGTGCATGAGCAAGTATTTGAAAACTGGCTAAAAAGTTCAGGTTCTATTAATTAG